Proteins encoded in a region of the Pseudomonas denitrificans (nom. rej.) genome:
- a CDS encoding ABC transporter substrate-binding protein, with protein sequence MNAIRRLSAAICLSSFCLSPLLAHAGEVEVLHWWTSPGEKRAAETLKKLVEAKGHTWKDFAVAGGGGEAAMTVLKTRAVSGNPPAAAQIKGPDIQEWGELGLLADLNDVAAEGKWDQLLPPQVAQIMKYKGDYVAVPVNVHRVNWLYINPEVFKKAGATPPTTLDEFFAAADKLKAAGFTALAHGSQPWQDGTLFENLVLSKMGPEGYRKAFVELDKETLTGAPMADVFAALKKLHGYVDADAAGREWNVATGMVINGKAGMQIMGDWAKSEFTAAGKVAGKDYQCLPFPGTQKAFDYNIDSLVMFKLSNEENRKAQEDLARAVLDPSFQKDFSLNKGSIPVRLDVDMTPFDSCAQQSMKDFKAASASGNLVPSMAHSMAASSYVQGAIFDVVTNFFNDPAADPQKAAQQLGAAIQAAAQ encoded by the coding sequence ATGAATGCGATCCGTCGCCTGTCGGCCGCCATCTGTCTGTCCTCCTTCTGTCTCTCCCCCCTGCTGGCCCACGCCGGTGAAGTCGAAGTGCTGCACTGGTGGACTTCCCCCGGTGAGAAGCGCGCTGCCGAAACCCTGAAGAAACTCGTCGAAGCCAAGGGGCACACCTGGAAGGACTTCGCCGTCGCCGGTGGCGGTGGTGAAGCGGCCATGACCGTGCTGAAGACCCGCGCCGTCTCCGGCAATCCGCCGGCCGCCGCGCAGATCAAGGGGCCGGACATCCAGGAGTGGGGCGAGCTGGGGCTGCTCGCCGACCTCAACGACGTCGCCGCCGAAGGCAAATGGGACCAGCTGCTGCCGCCGCAGGTGGCGCAGATCATGAAGTACAAGGGCGACTACGTGGCCGTGCCGGTCAACGTGCACCGGGTGAACTGGCTGTACATCAACCCGGAAGTCTTCAAGAAGGCCGGCGCCACGCCGCCGACCACCCTCGATGAATTCTTCGCCGCCGCCGACAAGCTCAAGGCCGCCGGCTTCACGGCGCTGGCCCACGGCAGCCAGCCCTGGCAGGACGGCACCCTGTTCGAGAACCTGGTGCTCAGCAAGATGGGCCCGGAGGGCTATCGCAAGGCCTTCGTCGAACTGGACAAGGAAACCCTCACCGGCGCGCCGATGGCCGACGTCTTCGCCGCGCTGAAGAAGCTGCACGGCTACGTTGACGCCGACGCCGCCGGCCGCGAGTGGAACGTCGCCACCGGCATGGTCATCAACGGCAAGGCCGGCATGCAGATCATGGGCGACTGGGCCAAGAGCGAGTTCACCGCCGCCGGCAAGGTGGCGGGCAAGGACTACCAGTGCCTGCCGTTCCCCGGCACGCAGAAGGCCTTCGACTACAACATCGATTCCCTGGTGATGTTCAAGCTGAGCAACGAGGAGAACCGCAAGGCCCAGGAAGACCTGGCGCGCGCGGTGCTCGACCCGTCCTTCCAGAAGGACTTCAGCCTGAACAAGGGCTCGATCCCGGTGCGCCTGGACGTCGACATGACGCCCTTCGACAGCTGCGCCCAGCAGTCGATGAAGGACTTCAAGGCCGCCTCCGCCAGCGGCAACCTGGTGCCAAGCATGGCTCACAGCATGGCCGCCTCCAGCTATGTGCAGGGCGCGATCTTCGACGTGGTCACCAACTTCTTCAACGACCCCGCCGCCGACCCGCAGAAGGCCGCGCAGCAACTGGGCGCCGCCATCCAGGCCGCCGCGCAGTAA
- a CDS encoding carbohydrate ABC transporter permease produces the protein MATRSPTFTPAAAPRASLLDGLQAWLPKLVLAPSMLVVLVCVYGYIGWTLLLSFTNSRFMPAYSWAGLSQYLRLWDNDRWWVASKNLLLFGGLFIGVCLVLGVFLAVLLDQRIRREGFIRTVYLYPMALSMIVTGTAWKWLLNPGLGLDKLLRDWGWSGFRFDWLVDPERVVYCLVIAAVWQASGFVMALFLAGLRGVDPAIVRAAQVDGASLPTIYLRIVLPSLRPVFFSALMILAHIAIKSFDLVAAMTAGGPGYSSDLPAMFMYAHTFTRGQMGLGAASAMLMLGAVLAIVVPYLYSELRGKRHA, from the coding sequence ATGGCGACCCGATCTCCGACTTTCACTCCCGCCGCCGCGCCCCGCGCTTCGCTGCTCGATGGCCTGCAGGCCTGGCTGCCGAAGCTGGTGCTGGCCCCGAGCATGCTCGTGGTGCTGGTCTGCGTTTACGGCTACATCGGCTGGACGCTGCTGCTGTCCTTCACCAACTCACGCTTCATGCCCGCCTACAGCTGGGCCGGGCTGAGCCAGTACCTGCGCCTGTGGGACAACGACCGCTGGTGGGTGGCGAGCAAGAACCTGCTGCTGTTCGGCGGCCTGTTCATCGGCGTCTGCCTGGTGCTCGGGGTGTTCCTCGCGGTGCTGCTGGACCAGCGCATCCGTCGCGAAGGCTTTATCCGCACGGTGTACCTGTACCCCATGGCGCTGTCCATGATCGTCACCGGCACCGCCTGGAAGTGGCTGCTCAACCCCGGCCTGGGCCTGGACAAGCTGCTGCGCGACTGGGGCTGGAGCGGCTTTCGCTTCGACTGGCTGGTGGACCCGGAGCGGGTGGTCTACTGCCTGGTGATCGCCGCCGTGTGGCAGGCCTCGGGCTTTGTCATGGCGCTGTTCCTCGCCGGTCTGCGCGGGGTCGACCCGGCCATTGTGCGCGCCGCCCAGGTGGACGGCGCGAGCCTGCCGACCATCTACCTGCGCATCGTCCTGCCGAGCCTGCGCCCGGTGTTCTTCAGCGCACTGATGATCCTCGCGCACATCGCCATCAAGAGCTTCGACCTGGTCGCCGCGATGACCGCCGGCGGCCCCGGCTACTCCTCCGACCTGCCGGCGATGTTCATGTATGCCCACACCTTCACCCGTGGCCAGATGGGCCTGGGCGCGGCCAGCGCGATGCTGATGCTGGGCGCCGTGCTGGCCATCGTCGTGCCGTACCTGTACTCCGAACTGCGAGGCAAGCGCCATGCATGA
- a CDS encoding carbohydrate ABC transporter permease: MHDSTLKPSFSLSRLAVHATLWGAVALYVIPLLVMLLTSFKSPEDIRNSNLLALPDVFTAIGWVKAWGAVGDYFWNSVKITVPGVLISTFIGAMNGYVLSMWRFRGSQLFFGALLFGCFLPFQVILLPMSFTLGKLGLANTTTGLVMVHCIYGLAFTTLFFRNYFVAIPDALVKAARLDGAGFFTIFLRILMPMSTPIVMVCLIWQFTQIWNDFLFGVVFASGDAQPITVALNNLVNISTGVKEYNVDMAAAMIAALPTLVVYVLAGKYFVRGLTAGAVKG, encoded by the coding sequence ATGCATGACTCGACCCTGAAACCGTCGTTCAGCCTGAGCCGCCTGGCGGTGCACGCGACCCTCTGGGGCGCCGTGGCGCTGTACGTGATCCCGCTGCTGGTGATGCTGCTGACCAGCTTCAAGTCGCCCGAGGACATCCGTAACAGCAACCTGCTGGCGCTGCCGGATGTGTTCACCGCGATCGGCTGGGTGAAAGCCTGGGGCGCAGTGGGCGACTACTTCTGGAACTCGGTGAAGATCACCGTGCCGGGCGTGCTGATCTCCACCTTCATCGGCGCCATGAACGGCTACGTGCTGTCGATGTGGCGCTTCCGCGGTTCGCAGCTGTTCTTCGGCGCGCTGCTGTTCGGCTGCTTCCTGCCGTTCCAGGTCATCCTCCTGCCGATGTCCTTCACCCTCGGCAAGCTCGGCCTGGCCAACACCACCACCGGCCTGGTGATGGTGCACTGCATCTACGGCCTGGCCTTCACCACGTTGTTCTTCCGCAACTACTTCGTGGCGATCCCGGATGCGCTGGTGAAGGCCGCGCGCCTGGACGGCGCAGGGTTCTTCACCATCTTCCTGCGCATCCTGATGCCGATGTCCACGCCGATCGTGATGGTCTGCCTGATCTGGCAGTTCACCCAGATCTGGAACGATTTCCTCTTCGGAGTGGTGTTCGCCAGCGGCGATGCTCAGCCCATCACCGTGGCGCTGAACAACCTGGTGAACATCAGCACGGGCGTGAAGGAATACAACGTCGACATGGCGGCCGCGATGATCGCGGCGCTGCCCACGCTGGTGGTCTACGTACTGGCCGGCAAGTACTTCGTGCGCGGGCTCACTGCCGGCGCCGTCAAAGGTTGA
- a CDS encoding ABC transporter ATP-binding protein: MSTLELHNLHKSYGAGLADTLKSINLSIDSGEFLILVGPSGCGKSTLMNCIAGLENVTGGAILVDGQDISGMSPKDRDIAMVFQSYALYPTMSVRENIAFGLKIRKLPKTEIDAEVARVAKLLQIEHLLERKPSQLSGGQQQRVAMGRALARRPKIYLFDEPLSNLDAKLRVEMRTEIKLMHQRLKTTTVYVTHDQIEAMTLGDKVAVMKDGIVQQFGTPQQIYNDPANLFVASFIGSPPMNFIPLKVQQQGGRLVGLLDSGQDRCELPLQLEAGLIEGRELILGVRPEQVQLASDGANDPSDLRAEVEVVEPTGPDTLAFVTLNGAKVCCRLAPDQAPQPGAFLQLRFDPSRALLFDAQSGERLRAEPRGDGANKVTPLARQKHS; this comes from the coding sequence ATGTCCACCCTTGAACTGCACAACCTGCACAAGTCCTACGGCGCAGGCCTGGCGGACACCCTGAAGTCGATCAACCTGTCGATCGACTCGGGCGAGTTCCTGATCCTGGTCGGCCCTTCGGGCTGCGGCAAATCCACCCTGATGAACTGCATCGCCGGGCTGGAGAACGTCACCGGCGGCGCTATCCTGGTGGACGGCCAGGACATCAGCGGCATGAGCCCGAAGGACCGCGACATCGCCATGGTGTTCCAGTCCTACGCGCTGTACCCGACCATGAGCGTGCGCGAGAACATCGCCTTCGGCCTGAAAATCCGCAAGCTGCCGAAAACCGAGATCGACGCCGAGGTGGCTCGCGTGGCCAAGCTCTTGCAGATCGAGCACCTGCTCGAACGCAAGCCCTCGCAGCTTTCCGGCGGCCAGCAGCAGCGCGTGGCCATGGGCCGGGCGCTGGCGCGGCGGCCGAAGATCTACCTGTTCGACGAACCGCTGTCGAACCTCGACGCCAAGCTGCGCGTGGAGATGCGCACCGAGATCAAGCTGATGCACCAGCGCCTGAAGACCACCACGGTGTACGTGACCCATGACCAGATCGAGGCCATGACCCTGGGTGACAAGGTGGCGGTGATGAAGGACGGCATCGTCCAGCAATTCGGCACACCGCAGCAGATCTACAACGACCCGGCGAACCTGTTCGTCGCCAGCTTCATCGGTTCGCCGCCGATGAACTTCATCCCGCTCAAGGTCCAGCAGCAGGGCGGCCGGCTGGTCGGCCTGCTGGATAGCGGCCAGGACCGCTGCGAGCTGCCGCTGCAACTGGAGGCCGGGCTGATCGAGGGCCGCGAGCTGATCCTCGGCGTGCGCCCGGAACAGGTGCAGCTGGCCAGCGATGGCGCCAACGATCCCAGCGACCTGCGCGCCGAGGTCGAGGTGGTCGAGCCCACCGGCCCGGACACCCTGGCCTTCGTCACGCTCAATGGCGCCAAGGTCTGCTGCCGCCTCGCACCGGACCAGGCGCCCCAGCCGGGCGCGTTCCTGCAGCTGCGCTTCGATCCTTCCCGCGCGCTGCTGTTCGACGCGCAGAGCGGCGAGCGCCTGCGCGCCGAGCCGCGCGGCGACGGCGCGAACAAGGTGACGCCGCTGGCCCGCCAGAAGCATTCCTGA
- a CDS encoding carbohydrate porin: MHKNNKNRPAARTLGCLLALGCAGNVAHAADAFSSESKWGLGDWGGKRTELLEKGYDFKLDYVGEAASNLGGGYDQHTTARYSDQFALGTHLDLQKILGWDATEFQLTVTERSGRNLSNDRISDPRAGQFSSVQEVWGRGQTWRLTQMWIKQQYFDGALDVKVGRFGEGEDFNSFPCDFQNLAFCGSQVGNWVGGIWYNWPVSQWAARVKWNFNDEWYAQVGAYNQNPSNLETGNGFKLNGSGTKGTILPVELVWMPKVGAQQLPGEYRLGYYYSTAEADDVYDDVNGNPQALTGEPAKTHSGKHGWWVVAQQQVTAHDGDTSRGLSLFANFTVHDKATNTVDNYQQLGVVYKGPFDARPKDDIGFGVARIHLNDDVQDRQRLVNQVNGIDDYDNPLYQPIQDTEYNAELYYGVHVTNWLTVRPNLQYIRHPGGVDEVNNAVVAGLKIQSSF, translated from the coding sequence ATGCACAAGAACAACAAGAACCGGCCTGCAGCACGAACCCTGGGCTGCCTGCTCGCACTGGGTTGCGCGGGCAACGTCGCGCATGCCGCCGATGCCTTCTCATCCGAGTCCAAGTGGGGCCTGGGTGACTGGGGCGGCAAGCGCACCGAGCTGCTGGAGAAGGGCTACGACTTCAAGCTCGACTACGTCGGCGAGGCCGCCAGCAACCTGGGCGGCGGCTACGACCAGCACACCACGGCGCGCTACTCCGACCAGTTCGCCCTCGGCACCCACCTGGACCTGCAGAAGATCCTCGGCTGGGATGCCACCGAGTTCCAGCTGACGGTCACCGAGCGTAGCGGCCGCAACCTCTCCAACGACCGCATCAGCGACCCGCGCGCCGGGCAGTTCAGCTCGGTGCAGGAAGTCTGGGGCCGTGGCCAGACCTGGCGCCTGACGCAGATGTGGATCAAGCAGCAGTACTTCGATGGCGCGCTGGACGTGAAAGTCGGCCGCTTCGGCGAGGGCGAGGACTTCAACAGCTTCCCCTGCGATTTCCAGAACCTGGCCTTCTGCGGCTCGCAGGTGGGCAACTGGGTCGGCGGCATCTGGTACAACTGGCCGGTCAGCCAGTGGGCGGCCCGCGTGAAGTGGAACTTCAACGACGAGTGGTACGCCCAGGTCGGCGCGTACAACCAGAACCCGTCGAACCTGGAAACCGGCAACGGCTTCAAGCTCAACGGCAGCGGCACCAAGGGCACCATCCTGCCGGTGGAGCTGGTGTGGATGCCCAAGGTCGGCGCCCAGCAACTGCCCGGCGAATACCGCCTGGGCTACTACTACAGCACGGCCGAGGCCGACGACGTGTACGACGACGTCAACGGCAACCCGCAGGCGCTCACCGGCGAGCCGGCCAAGACCCACAGCGGCAAGCACGGCTGGTGGGTGGTGGCGCAGCAGCAGGTCACCGCCCATGACGGCGACACTTCGCGCGGCCTGAGCCTGTTCGCCAACTTCACCGTGCACGACAAGGCCACCAACACCGTCGACAACTACCAGCAGCTCGGCGTGGTCTACAAGGGCCCGTTCGACGCGCGGCCCAAGGACGACATCGGCTTCGGCGTGGCGCGCATCCACCTCAACGACGACGTGCAGGATCGCCAGCGCCTGGTTAACCAGGTCAACGGCATCGACGACTACGACAACCCGCTGTACCAGCCCATCCAGGACACCGAGTACAACGCCGAGCTGTACTACGGCGTGCATGTGACCAATTGGCTCACCGTGCGGCCGAACCTGCAGTACATCCGCCATCCGGGCGGCGTGGACGAGGTCAACAACGCCGTGGTGGCCGGCCTGAAGATCCAGTCCAGTTTCTGA
- a CDS encoding D-hexose-6-phosphate mutarotase — protein sequence MLEHPLQRFFHSMRGKRPFDWVRFQRRDLLLIDHPQCQAVFSRQGAQLLHFQPRGARPLLWCSSQWPSLSTAPIRGGIPVCWPWFGSHPVEADWPQHGWARQREWRMLDAWADDSKVVVSWQLDIEDWHVRLEARLGQDLDIELSSYHEDDSDCLFSFALQPYWRVGSLRRSVVHGMELDGKASGLPNTWAPRGAVKQVLYNTGSLVLEDAGWQRRLRIDKNTSAGSVIWHPGSRAVEQVEPGEAERFLCIGAAGYRAGGLILAQGERMLLNLRAGLI from the coding sequence ATGCTCGAGCATCCGCTGCAGCGCTTTTTTCATTCCATGCGGGGCAAGCGCCCCTTCGACTGGGTGCGCTTCCAGCGTCGCGACCTGCTGCTCATTGATCACCCGCAATGCCAGGCGGTGTTCAGCCGCCAGGGCGCGCAGCTGCTGCACTTCCAGCCGCGCGGCGCGCGCCCGCTGCTGTGGTGTTCGAGCCAGTGGCCGAGCCTGAGCACGGCGCCGATCCGCGGTGGTATTCCGGTCTGCTGGCCCTGGTTCGGCAGCCACCCGGTGGAAGCCGACTGGCCGCAGCACGGCTGGGCGCGCCAGCGCGAGTGGCGCATGCTCGATGCCTGGGCCGACGACAGCAAGGTGGTGGTCAGCTGGCAGCTGGACATCGAGGACTGGCATGTGCGCCTGGAAGCGCGCCTGGGCCAGGACCTGGACATCGAACTCTCCAGCTACCACGAGGATGACAGCGACTGTCTCTTCAGCTTCGCCCTGCAGCCTTACTGGCGCGTGGGTTCGCTGCGCCGCTCGGTGGTCCATGGGATGGAGCTGGACGGCAAGGCCAGCGGCCTGCCCAACACCTGGGCTCCCCGTGGCGCGGTCAAGCAGGTGCTCTACAACACCGGTTCCCTGGTGCTGGAGGATGCCGGCTGGCAGCGGCGCCTGCGCATCGACAAGAACACCAGCGCCGGCAGCGTCATCTGGCACCCCGGCAGCCGCGCGGTGGAGCAGGTGGAGCCGGGTGAAGCGGAGCGCTTCCTGTGCATCGGCGCCGCCGGCTATCGCGCCGGCGGGCTGATTCTCGCCCAGGGCGAGCGGATGCTGCTGAATCTGCGCGCGGGATTGATCTGA